The Rhododendron vialii isolate Sample 1 chromosome 1a, ASM3025357v1 region TGGACCATCCAAAATATGTGTGGACGGCTGATATGGTGTTCTGAAAAACTTCTCCTCTCTATATATTTATCAATTCCCATGCAGTCCTTTCTAAGACTATTGATGACTTTAGGTATGTAATTTTAGTGAGTTGAAATTATAAGATTTATTAGTCTGTTGGGCATAGTAGAAAGCTCACTTCAAACACAAAACACAATGCCACGCGCCACCAGTATGACACCCGCCCACGTCCTCCTACTGACTTTTCCGGCACAAGGCCACATTAACCCGGCTCTCCAATTCGCCAAATGCCTCATTCGGATGGGCGTCCAAGTAACCTTCGCTACCAGCGTGTTCGCGCAACGCCGTATCTCGAAAACTGCCGGAAGAACACCCGAGGGCTTGAACTTCGCCGCCTTCTCCGACGGCTACGACGACGGATTCAGCCTCGGAATTGACATCAACCACTTCTTGGCGGAGCTCAAAAACAACAGCTCCCAAAAGCTACGAGAGACCATCGCCGTTAGCTCTGCCGAGGGCCGCCCAGTCAAGTGCTTGGTCTACACGCTCCTACTCCCTTGGGCGGCCGAGGTCGCGCGTGAGTTTCAAATCCCACGTGCACTTCTTTGGATTCAACCCGCCACAGTGTTGGGTATCTACTACAACTATTTCAACGGGTATGAAGAGGTAATTACGAACAACTGTAATGACCCCTCATGGTCCATTAAATTACCGGGACTGCCACTACTCACTAGCCCTGACCTACCTTCATTTGTACTTCCTTCAGGCTCCAAAAATTATGCTTTTGCCCTCCCAACCTTCAAAGAGCAGCTAGAAAACCTCGATTTAGAAACTAACCCTAAAGTACTTGTAAACACATTTGATGCATTAGAACCGGAGGCCTTAAAATCCATTGAAAAGTACAATTTGGTCGGAATCGGACCATTAATCCCCTCAGCTTTCTTGGACGGAAAAGATCCGTTAGACACTTCTTTTGGTGGTGACCTATTTCAAAAATCTAAGCACTACATTGAATGGTTGAGCTCAAAGGATGAATCATCGGTGGTTTACATTTCCTTTGGAAGCATATTAGATTTACCAAAGAAGCAAATGGATGAAATTGCCCTTGGTTTGTTGGACAGTCGCCGGCCTTTCTTGTGGGtgataaaggaaaaggaaaatgagagagaagaagataaGATAAGTTTCATGGAAGAGTTAGAGGGGCAAGGGATGATAGTGCCTTGGTGTTCTCAATTGGAGATTTTATCACACCCTTCTTTAGGGTGTTTTGTGACCCATTGTGGGTGGAATTCGACGCTGGAGAGCTTGGCTTCTGGGGTTTCAGTGGTGGCGTTCCCTCAATGGACAGACCAAGGGACGAACGCAAAGCTCATCATGGACGTGTGGAAGACAGGGGTGAGAGTGAGGGCAAACGCAGAAGGAATAGTTGAGGGTGGTGAGCTTAAGAGGTGCATTGAGATGGCCATGGGAGGTGGGGAGAGAGGAGATGAAATGACGAGGAATGCTAAGAAATGGAGGGAGTTGGCTGTGGAAGCTGTGAAGGAAGGTGGCTCTTCGAATATAAATCTTATGGATTTTGTGGATGAGGTTGGAGGAGGCTGCCAATAGAGTGTATCCCTATGCtgcttctttttatttaaatttttattttttcttatttgtcaTTTTTGGTTGAGTAATACAGTATTTTGAGGATATGTGTTGTGCTTGGTAGTACATGATATGTAATTTATCTTTTTGGTTGAAGataaataaagattaaaaatttcttttttattacttATGTGTAATTTATCTTTTTGGTTGCCGAAACTATATGTAACATTCTCATGACATGGTACTTCCTATATATTGCTTATGTGATTTCAAAACAAGCATAAGTCCATAGTTTCCACCACCGCTCATCCATCCTACTAAGCGTTCACTTTAATAGTCTGAATCGTTAATCTTGTAAGGCCCACAAAGTAATATATCCATggaaaaaatcagtttaatcgGACATTAATAGCTatatcaaaaatcatttttgaaataCGGAGTATATACAATTTGTTCCATGCAACAGCTAATGTTGAGTTCTAGCATCCATGGTCTGTCAGTTGTCTTTTAATCCAGGAGCATTCCACTCCCGGGAGgtccctttttcttttggcaAACTAATTCCCTTCATTTTATATGGTTCCTTTAAAAACGAGGTACATCCAAGAGACTCAACCGAATCTACTACCACCAAAGGAGTATTTTATAAATGAGTTACAAAATCGAGGTACATCCAAAAGACTCAAGTCCGAATCTACTATCACCAAAGGAGTACTTTACAAATGAGTTACAACTTTCAAGAGATGCAATGATCTCACAAACACCGGTGTATCCAACAAATTACAATACTCCAAACAAGTGCTGGAAAtctaaaatttaaagaaaagacctcaccaaaTGGTTGAACTAAACCCTCCAAAATAGCTGAAAGCTGGGGATCCCAAAACAGAGCCAAGAACAGCCCACAAAACTTCCAAACGGGTGCTggaaatctaaaaagtgagTGCACGAATTGGTGGTTTTGAACTGAAGCAATTGTAGGCAAAATGCTTCTCTACTTTCTTAAGCACGTCAACCAAGGAATTGCTCACAATCTGATCTAATTCTTCCACACAAAGACAAAAAGCAAAGAGTAAAGTAGGCTAGCACCAAGTACTCCTTGACCAATCAGATTTTTGGAAGGGAAaaaagtttaggatttttttttatcggaaaaaaaaacattaggaATTGAAACACTAGTTCATTGCTAGCAAGAAGGCCCAACTTCGTTAGTTAGAAACACTTATGTAACACTTGGGCCTACATGTTCATTCATTGGATAAAACATGTATACATCTTTCTtatttttggtggttgttgACGAGGTGTTCGAAATTTTTTCTCGACTAATCCTTCGGATACATGCGGTCCCTCCATCTCACATGTACAAGTAATCATCGAGCTTAAGCCTAGAGTAACTTCAAGGGAGAGTGTTGTCAGAAATAGAATCACACACCCTCGCGCCTCGTAATAAATGGATTCAACACCACTAGAATTAGTTTTGAATGGTTGTTGAAGCGACAAGAATGGATGGTATCTTGGCAGCACCATCAACGAGCTTTATCTCATTGAGAATTTTCAGCGTTTTTGTTAAGTGAAGATAAGAAACAACCCTTACCGAATTCATTTAAATACGATCGAATAGGACTGTCCAAGAAAAACTTAGAACCGTGAAATCGGTCCGGACCGAACCGATCCgtgccttttggattttgtccgtggattaatggttcggacacggatttgaaaattaaaaaaccgtgagatacggattaggattgaatttttatttcaaaaccgtggattaaccgaaccgaaccgtgagatatttaaaaaataatatatatatatatatatatatatatgtgtgtgtgtgtgtgtgtgtgtgtaatttataaataattataattctACTActtgttatgaatttttttaaacaatttacATTAATGTgataatatataaaatttaagGGGTAAACTGTCCAAAACCTAAAAGTTAAGGTGTAAACCGTAAACTTTCCAAACCCTAAACTGGCATTGTATATACAGTTATACAGTATACTCCCGTCCACAACCCTAAAATCGTTTAAGACAGAACTCAGAATGCTTCTCTTAATCCAATTCAAGATTGATGGAATCTGGTTGCTAGAATGATGAAACCTAAACTAGAATTTGGACTGGAATGATATAACAATGGCAGTAATTGTAATGTTACAGTTTGTAGCTTATTGCAATGCAATGTTTCTCTTATTACTGGTCACTTGAACTGGAAATTTGCCAATCTGGACTATAACATTTCTCTTATTGGTCGTCACTTGAACTAGAAATTTGGAATGATATGTAATACAGTAGTTGAAGTAATTTTGCGTTTTTTAGTGTTTATGGAAGGCAATACGTGGATAAAACCGAGACCAAAACGTGAGACTTTTGAATTAGGATTggattgcattttttaaaaatcgtgCGATACGGATTAGTATCGGATTCAtacgaatccgatccgatccggaccgtGAACAGCCCTACGATCGAAGTATGATTATTCTTTTTTAGGCAGTTGATGATGCCAAAACTCATCCATGCGAGTTTACTCCTTTGTCCTCCTTCCAATCTCACcctacttttctctctctctcctcaacaaacccaaacccattttCTTGTGTTTTGCCTTGCGATAATGAGAGACTCCATTATTGTGTTTTGCCCTGTTCGCTTAAACCAAGGGTTTCCAGTGCAGTGAGATTCCCATAACTCGACGGAATCGAACTCGAAAACCCATTTCCACCGAGTAGCAATGCTGTCAATCCTCTGAGCTCGCTAATAAATGCAGGAATTCCACCGGTTAATCGATTCCCTTGGAAATCAAGAACGCGGAGTAGGCTACAGTTTGTGATCCCAACCGGAACGACGCCGTCAAACATATTATTCGACATTTTCAACTCCTCTAATCTCGATAACACTAATCGAATCCGGAATTGAACCCGAAAAAGAGTTACCCGAAATGTCAAACTCGGTGACGTTGCAGGAAACAGAAGACGGGAGGGAGTCAGAAAGATTGTTGTGTGAGAGAAATCACTCGGAGATGAGGGAGCGCTCCGATGGATGATGGAACGACGCCGCTCAGGGAGTTCCCTTCGGCGCTCAAGTGAAGGAGGGACGAGCAGTTTGATAGCGCTGAGGGCAGGGTCCCAATCAGGAAATTGTAATTGAGCAAGAGGAAGCGGAGGCGCTGGAGGTGACCAAGACTGGGCGGGGTTGAGCCATGAAACTCCATTATTGTGTTTTGCCCTGCCCTGCGATAATGAGATCATTTGGTGGTGGGGAAACTGGGTTTGGGTTtgttcaggagagagagagagagagagagcgagagagaagtAGGGTAGATTGGGAGGAGGGCAAAGAAGTAAATTCacatggatgagagagagaggtagggTAGATTGGGAGGAGGGTAGAGAAGTAAATTC contains the following coding sequences:
- the LOC131335109 gene encoding UDP-glycosyltransferase 75C1-like, which encodes MPRATSMTPAHVLLLTFPAQGHINPALQFAKCLIRMGVQVTFATSVFAQRRISKTAGRTPEGLNFAAFSDGYDDGFSLGIDINHFLAELKNNSSQKLRETIAVSSAEGRPVKCLVYTLLLPWAAEVAREFQIPRALLWIQPATVLGIYYNYFNGYEEVITNNCNDPSWSIKLPGLPLLTSPDLPSFVLPSGSKNYAFALPTFKEQLENLDLETNPKVLVNTFDALEPEALKSIEKYNLVGIGPLIPSAFLDGKDPLDTSFGGDLFQKSKHYIEWLSSKDESSVVYISFGSILDLPKKQMDEIALGLLDSRRPFLWVIKEKENEREEDKISFMEELEGQGMIVPWCSQLEILSHPSLGCFVTHCGWNSTLESLASGVSVVAFPQWTDQGTNAKLIMDVWKTGVRVRANAEGIVEGGELKRCIEMAMGGGERGDEMTRNAKKWRELAVEAVKEGGSSNINLMDFVDEVGGGCQ